The DNA segment TTAGGTTGCGCACAGCACTCGCCAGAGTCGAGTGAATTTTGAATCATCTGGGTGAGGGATTACCGGGGCCGCAGCGCGTAGCTGAAGCTCCACAGACCCCTTCCGCAATCTGGCCACTCGCGCCCGTTCTCTGTAATGAATGGCCCTGGCGACGTCACGAGCGCCGGGCCCGAATTATTGCGCTGATCGCGAGCAGCACCGCTGAAGTAGCAATCCCGACCGCGAGAATACCGGCCGGTGTCACGCGGGCGCGGCTCTGCAGGGTTATGCTCTTGCCAATCCTCATTTCCCACACCGCGTTCATTTCCTCCGGGTGGCAGCGATAGGCAGGCGTCTGATCCTCCGTTCCGTCCATCCCAAATCCCCGTTCGATCTACTGCTCTCGCTCCCGCAATCGTACACCCGGACCGTTGCCGTTCTGATCGATGAAGATCACGCCGGCGGATTCGAGGGTAGCCCGCATTTTCTCGACGCTGCTCATTCGGGCGTCCTGCCCTGTCTCAAAACGATTGACGGTGTTCACCCCGACCCCCGCTCTGGTAGCGAGTTCTTGAGTGCTCCAGTTGAGCGCGGCTCGGGCCATACGGCATTGAACTGACTTCATTTGGTGTTTTTATCACCACATAGGGTTGACATCAAACCTGTGACGCCTTCATGGTTAATGGTGTGTTTATCACCACTTCCTATCCGGAGAGCAGCGAGAAGCCGCCGTATGCCCCTCCGATCTAACCGGTAGCGAGCCGGCGGAACGATCCATTTTCCTGACCATATGAACAGGCCGGCGCGGCACGCGTGACCGGCGAAGGAGGAGCCATGTCCAAAGAATTTCCTGTCGATTTCCCCGTCGGTCAGTCGGCCTATGACGATCTCAAACAGGGCCTCGCCCAGGTCCGCACCGTACGGGCTGCACTCTTTGCGAATGAGGGCGGCGATTTGTCGGCCGACGACATCGACGCAGCCCGCGATGTGCTTGGCGAGGCCATCGGCTATCTGGAGGCCGCTGCGCGCTGGGCCTCGCATGCTCACAGCGAGGAGTGCCGCCGGGACGCCGAACAGGCTATCGGCGCCCCCGGCACGCCTCCTACCACCTTGCTCGGCCGTCCCCAGAACTGACGCCAAGGAGGTTATCATGGCCAGAACCCCGCGCGACCTGCTAATGGCGCGCCCATTCCTGTCACCGGAAGAGGTCATCACCCTCGCGGCGCAG comes from the Ancylobacter pratisalsi genome and includes:
- a CDS encoding helix-turn-helix domain-containing protein; its protein translation is MKSVQCRMARAALNWSTQELATRAGVGVNTVNRFETGQDARMSSVEKMRATLESAGVIFIDQNGNGPGVRLREREQ